A single genomic interval of Lysobacter avium harbors:
- the infC gene encoding translation initiation factor IF-3, giving the protein MSTPDKRNRKNQEIRALKVRVIGSDGEQVGVLSRDEALELAQEAGLDLVEIQPHGDPPVCRIMDFGKFIFDLQKKANLAKKKQKQVEIKEIKFRPVTDEGDYQIKLRNMRRFLEDGDKIKVNIRFRGREMRHQDLGRQMADRIELDLGEDIVVESRPRLEGRQMVMMIAPKKK; this is encoded by the coding sequence ATCAGTACCCCCGACAAGCGGAACCGCAAGAATCAGGAGATCCGCGCGCTGAAAGTGCGCGTGATCGGCAGCGATGGCGAACAGGTCGGCGTGCTTTCACGCGACGAGGCGCTTGAGCTCGCCCAGGAAGCAGGTCTCGACCTGGTGGAAATCCAGCCCCACGGCGATCCGCCGGTGTGCCGCATCATGGATTTCGGCAAGTTCATCTTCGATCTGCAAAAGAAGGCCAATCTGGCCAAGAAGAAGCAGAAGCAGGTCGAGATCAAGGAAATCAAGTTCCGCCCGGTCACCGATGAAGGCGACTACCAGATCAAGCTGCGCAACATGCGCCGTTTCCTGGAAGACGGGGACAAGATCAAGGTCAACATCCGGTTCCGTGGCCGCGAGATGCGCCACCAGGACCTCGGTCGCCAGATGGCGGACCGGATCGAGCTGGACCTGGGTGAGGACATCGTCGTGGAATCGCGTCCCCGTCTGGAAGGCCGTCAGATGGTGATGATGATCGCGCCGAAGAAAAAGTAA
- the rpmI gene encoding 50S ribosomal protein L35: MPKIKTHRGAAKRFRKTASGKFKCGHANRSHILTKKATKRKRNLRQTNYARPEDAGRINRMLPYA, from the coding sequence ATGCCCAAGATCAAAACCCACCGTGGGGCGGCCAAGCGTTTTCGCAAGACCGCGTCCGGCAAGTTCAAGTGCGGCCACGCCAACCGTAGCCACATCCTCACCAAGAAGGCGACCAAGCGGAAGCGCAACCTGAGGCAGACGAATTACGCCCGCCCGGAAGATGCCGGCCGTATCAATCGCATGCTGCCGTACGCCTGA
- the rplT gene encoding 50S ribosomal protein L20, with protein MARVKRGVQARRRHKKVLDLAKGYYHARRKVYRVAHQAVIKAQQYAYIGRKQKKRNFRSLWITRINAAARMNGMSYSRFINGLMKAGITLDRKVLADIAVHDAAGFAALTEKAKGALAA; from the coding sequence ATGGCACGAGTCAAACGTGGTGTACAGGCGCGCCGTCGCCACAAAAAGGTGTTGGACCTCGCCAAGGGCTATTACCATGCCCGTCGCAAGGTCTATCGCGTCGCCCATCAGGCCGTCATCAAGGCACAGCAGTACGCCTACATCGGCCGCAAGCAGAAGAAGCGCAATTTCCGTTCGCTGTGGATCACCCGCATCAACGCGGCTGCCCGCATGAACGGCATGAGCTACAGCCGTTTCATCAACGGTCTGATGAAGGCCGGCATTACCCTTGATCGCAAGGTGCTGGCGGACATCGCCGTGCACGACGCAGCGGGTTTTGCCGCGCTGACCGAGAAGGCCAAGGGCGCGCTCGCAGCGTAA
- the pheS gene encoding phenylalanine--tRNA ligase subunit alpha produces the protein MSAIETLTAQALERIAAADAPAAVESLRVELLGKSGSITAQLKQLGTLPADQRKAAGEAINQARNAVTEALHARRDTLQEAALDARLASETIDVTLPGINASRGGLHPVSRALERITDIFGRLGFELADGPEIEDDWHNFEALNFPPHHPARAMHDTFYMRPDGSSVARLLRTHTSGVQVRYMKDHSPPLRMIAAGKVYRSDSDQTHTPMFHQVEGLLVDEHASFADLKGTLAEFVRAFFERDFQMRFRPSYFPFTEPSAEVDIAWEQPDGSMRWLEVLGCGMVHPNVLRNIGVDPEKYTGFAFGLGVERFAMLRYGVDDLRSFFENDVRFLKQFA, from the coding sequence ATGAGCGCAATCGAAACCCTCACCGCCCAGGCGCTGGAGCGCATTGCCGCCGCCGACGCCCCCGCCGCAGTGGAGTCGCTGCGAGTGGAGTTGCTGGGCAAGTCCGGCAGCATCACCGCCCAGCTCAAGCAGTTGGGGACCCTGCCCGCCGACCAGCGCAAGGCAGCCGGCGAGGCCATCAACCAGGCCCGCAACGCCGTCACCGAGGCGCTGCACGCACGTCGCGACACGCTGCAGGAAGCGGCGCTGGATGCCCGACTGGCGTCTGAGACCATCGATGTAACGCTGCCCGGAATCAACGCCTCGCGCGGTGGACTGCACCCGGTCAGCCGGGCGCTGGAGCGGATCACCGACATCTTCGGGCGACTGGGTTTCGAACTCGCCGACGGGCCGGAGATCGAGGACGACTGGCACAACTTCGAGGCCCTGAATTTTCCGCCGCATCATCCGGCGCGGGCGATGCACGACACCTTCTACATGCGTCCCGACGGCAGTAGCGTCGCGCGCCTGCTGCGCACGCACACCTCCGGCGTGCAGGTGCGCTACATGAAGGACCATTCCCCGCCGCTGCGGATGATCGCCGCCGGGAAGGTCTATCGCAGCGACAGCGACCAGACCCACACGCCGATGTTCCATCAGGTCGAAGGTCTTCTGGTGGACGAGCACGCCAGCTTTGCCGACCTGAAGGGGACGCTTGCCGAGTTCGTGCGGGCGTTTTTCGAGCGCGACTTCCAGATGCGTTTCCGCCCCAGCTACTTTCCGTTTACCGAGCCGTCTGCCGAGGTCGACATTGCCTGGGAGCAGCCCGATGGGAGCATGCGCTGGCTGGAGGTCCTGGGCTGCGGCATGGTCCATCCCAACGTGCTGCGCAACATCGGCGTGGACCCGGAGAAGTACACCGGTTTTGCGTTCGGCCTGGGCGTGGAGCGTTTTGCGATGCTCCGCTACGGCGTCGACGACCTGCGCAGCTTCTTCGAGAACGACGTGCGTTTCCTGAAACAGTTCGCGTAA